Within bacterium, the genomic segment TAATATGACTGAAATGTGGAAGATATTCAATGGAAGAGTGGGTCAAGGTTCTCCTGCTCCTCCTTGATAATTTGTCCAGTAAAAGATATGGGTAAAGATAAGTTGATAAAGGGGGAAAGTAGCAAAGCCACAGGGGGATTTGAAGATGCCGTTGAAAGGGCGATCTATTTTGGCTTGACAATTTATTAAATTTGCTTAACATTAATTTCTACTTGACATTAATTTCTATTACCATATACTTAAGTAAATATAATTATAGTTAATCAGATAAATCTTTAGACTACAGAAAATTAAGTATTAAAAATAGATAAGCACCATGGAAAGAGATACGATCGCGGTTATATTAGCAGCAGGAGAAGGAACAAGGATGAAGTCTGAAGTTCCTAAGATTCTTCATAAACTATGCGGTCTTCCCATAATTAACTATTCTTTAGATAACACCGCCAAGCTTTCATGGATAAAAGAGACTTTAGTTATCTTAGGATATAAAGCTGAGGAAATAAAAAGTGTTTTACCTTCAAGTTTAAAGGTGATTATTCAACGAGAGCAATTAGGAACTGGCCATGCTTTAATGCAGATCAAGAAAGATTTAGAAGGTTTCAAGGGAAATATCTTAGTTTTATGCGCTGATGCTCCTTTACTTACTTTAGAAACTTTAGAAAATCTGTATCAATGCCATAAAAGGAATAATGCTGCGGTTACCATTCTTACCGCTATCTTAGATAATCCTAAGGGATATGGAAGAATGGTTCGAGATAAAGAAGGCTATCTAAAAAAGATTATTGAAGAACTCGATGCCACTTCTTTAGAAAGAGAGATTACGGAAGTTAATACCAGTATTTATTGCTTTAATTGGCCAGAGCTATTACCAGTTTTAGATAGTTTAGAACTTAATCAAAAAAAGGGAGAATATTACCTTACTGATTGTGTTGAAAAACTCATAGAAAAAGGCTTAATGGTCACCTCTTTTCAGACTAAAGATCCTTATGAAGCTTTAGGTATTAATAATCGTCTTCATCTTTCCGAGGCAGAAAGTAAATTAAGAAGAAAGATCTTAGAAAATTTAATGCTTCAAGGAATAACCATCTTAGATCTTAATTCTACCTTTATCGATCAAGAGGTAAAGATAGAACAAGATACTATTATTTACCCATACACTATTATTTTAGGAAATACGTTCATTAAAAATAGATGCTTAATTGGTCCTTCTTCTTGTGTCATAAATTCTCAAGTAGAAACCGATTCTAACATTTTTGCTTCCTTTATTGTCAATAGCCATATTGAGAGAGAAACTACTATTGGTCCTTATAATTACTTTAAAGATAATCAACAACTTAAGTAGAGGATGTTATGCCTAAAGAATTAAGTTTAAAGATACTCTCTGGGAATTCTAACCACAAGTTAGCAGAGGAAATATGTGAATACTTATTTGTTCCTTTATGTAAGGCTGAAGTATCATCTTTTAGCGATGGTGAAACCTTTGTTCAAATTAATGAAAATATTCGAGGAGCAGATACTTTTATTATTCAATCAACTTGTCCTCCGGCTAACCAAAATCTCATGGAGTTGTTAATTATGATTGATGCCGTTCGGCGATCTTCGGCTCGTCGCATTACAGCGGTAATACCTTATTATGGCTATGGCCGACAAGATCGAAAAGTCCAACCACGAGTTCCTATTACTTCTAAGCTGGTAGCAAATTTAATCACTACTGCTGGAGCAAGAAGAATTCTTTCTATGGATTTTCATGCTGGTCAAATTCAAGGTTTCTTCGATATTCCAGTAGATCATCTTTATGCGGCACCAGCCATAGCTGATTATTTTAAGAAGAGAGAGATTAAAGACTTGGTAATTGTTTCTCCTGATGCTGGAGGAGTCGAGAGAGCTAGGGATTTTGCTAAAAGGCTTAAGGCCAGTATTGCCATCATCGATAAAAGAAGACCAGAGATAAATAAATCAGAAGTAATGAATGTGATTGGAGATATAAAGAATAAGAACTTAATTATCTTAGATGATATAATCGATACTGGAGGAACGATTGCTAAATCTGTCATTGCCTTAAGAGATAAAGGAGCAAAAGATATTTATGTTGCCTGTACCCATCCTGTATTTTCTGGTAAGGCTATGGAAACATTAAGTAAAGTTGGAATTAATGAAGTAGTCATTACCAATACTATCTTTTTTGAAAAAGAAGCACCTGAAGGTTTGAAGATTGTAGAGTTATCGGTAGCTAAGCTATTAGGTGAAGCTATAAATCGTATTCATATTGATGCTTCAGTCAGTTCATTATTTACCTAGGAGGAGATTTTATGAAGACAGTTTCTTTAGGAGCAACTATTAGAAAAGGCACCAAAAAAGGATATAGCCGAAGATTAAGACAAAGAGGATTTATTCCGGCAGTGTTATATGGACATAAGGAAGAACCATTATTATTGGAGTTAGATAATAAATCTTTAAAAAAAGCTTTATTTACAGAAGCAGGGGATAATATTATTATAAATTTAGAAATCAAAGAAGGAGAAAAGTTTTTTTCTAGAACCACTATTTTAAAAGAAAAACAGACCCACTTTATTACTAGGGATATTACCCATATTGATTTTCAACATATATCTTTAGATGAAAAGGTAGAATTTAGTATTCCTATCCATATAGTAGGAGAACCTAAGGGAGTTAAAGAAGGAGGTATTTTAGAGCAAAATTTATGGGAAATCGAGGTAGAGAGTTTACCTTCCCAAGTCTTAGAAAGCATTAATGTAGATATTAGTAATTTAGGAATAAATGAGAGTATCTATGTTAAGGATATTAAATTAACAGAAGAGGTAAAAATACTTTCTGATCTTGAGCTACTAATAGCAACCGTTAGGCCAATGGTAGAAATAAAAGAAGAAGTAACTACAACAGAAAAAACTAAAGCTCCTGAGGTAATTAAAGAAAAAAGAGAAAAGGAATCTGAAAGTGAAGAAAAATAACTATGTTTTTGATAATAGGATTAGGTAACCATGGTTTCTTATATCAAAAAAATAGGCATAATATAGGATTTAAAGTCATAAAGATACTTTCCCAAGTTACAGAAATAAAAGTTAATCAAAGGAAATGTAAGGCTAAAATAGGCAAAGGAGTTTATCGATATAAAGAAATTATTTTAGCTAAACCTCAAACATATATGAATAATAGCGGAGAAGTAGTTATTAATCTTGTCCAAACATATAATATTGATCCTTCTAAAATTATTGTGGTTTACGATGATTTAGATTTAACTCTGGGAAAGATTAAAATTCGTGCTAAGGGTAGTTGCGGAGGACATAAGGGATTAAGATCTATCTTAGAGTGTTTAAATACTCAAGAGATCAAAAGAGTTCGGGTGGGCATAAATCCGGGTTTTAAAGTTTCTAATTCTTCTGGATTTGTCTTATCTAATTTTACTCCAGAAGAAGATCTAGTTATTAATGAAGTTATCTTAAGAACAGTCCAGGCTATTTTATCTATTATTGAAGAAGGATTAGATATAGCCATGAATATTTATAATTAAGAGTAAGTTTACCTTTTAGCTCAAAAGCAAACTAACTCAAAAGCAAACTAAGATGAAGAGTCTTAAAAATTTTCTGATACTATTTTTTTTAATCTTAATTACAGCCAGCTGTGCCCATACTCCTGCACCTATTCTTCCTCTTGACATTAGGACCATCAATATTTCTATTTTTTCTAATAAAACTTTAATTTATGGCTTAGAAAACAAACTAACCGATAAGATTATAGAAAAGTTTATCTTAGATGGACATTTAAATGTAATTTCAAATAAAAAAACAGACACCATACTTTCGGGAGAAATTATTTCGTATCATAAAGAACCTTTATCTTATGATAGAGAAGGTTATATAACTAAATACAAGTTATGGATACTGATAAATGTTTTCCTAACTGATAAAGATAACAAAGAAATTTGGAAAGAAAAATTTGAGGGATCTATTATTTATATTCCTTCGACTTCATCATTATACTCTCCTTCTCATATCGAATATGAAACTGAAGAAGACGCCAGAGAAGCTCTTTTTGAAAATCTTGCTTGGGATATAGTTAACAGAACTATTGAGGGTTGGTAATTCTTGTTATACTAAGTTGCATTCAAAGAAAAACTTATTCGTCATTGCGAGGAGCAAAGGCGAGGAGCAAAGCAACGAAGCAATCTTAATGGAGAATGCCAATTTCCTGTATCAAATATGAGTTTTTAGGTATTTTTTTACGTTATTTTGCCACCAGTTTATTATGTCCACTTCTACCTACCAAGAATTTTTAAAGCAATTAGAAAAAAATAAGCTATCTTCTTTCTATCTTCTCTTGGGTTCAGATAAAAGTTTGATTTCTGAAGGTATTAATAAATTAAAAGAATACCTCTTTCTTAATCTTAATCTTACTTCATTTAATATTAATTACTTTGGTGAAGAAAGTAAATCTCTTTCTGAAATAATTAACGTTTGCGAAACTTTTCCTTTTGCTTCTTCTAAGAGATTAGTAATCATTGAAGATATTTTAATTTTTTCCCAAAAAGAACAAGAAGAATTATCCAAATATCTTGAAAAAATTCCAGTTTATCTTCATTTAGTCTTATCTGCTCATAATTTAAAGAGTAGTCATTTTATCTATAAACTTGCCCAAAAAAATAACTCTCTCTTTTGTTTTTATCCTCTTTCTTTTTTCCAAATGGCTGATTATATTAAAAAGTTTAGCTTCAAGAATGGTTTAATATTTACTCCTCAAGCCACAACTTACCTGATAGAAACACTTGGTCAAGATTTGGTATTTTTAAAGAAAGAATTAGAGAAATACTTACTTTATTTTGATAAAAATAAAGAAGTAGATAAAGATGATTTAGCTCTTATTATTAGCCGACCTTCTTATCAAGAAGAGATCTTTAATTTCTTAGCAGCTCTTGGGGTTCGTAATCTTAAAGATTCTATTTATTTCTTTAAGAGGTTAATGAATAAAGGAGAACCAGTGGTAAAGATATTTTTTATGATCACCAAACATTTAAGACTCTTGTATCAGTTAAAATCATTAGACTTAGAAAATAGTGCCCCTTTCGACATTTTAAAAAGATTAAACTTAAGATCAGTAAAACAAGCTTCAAGCTTACTTTCTCAATCTAAAAATTATTCTCAATTAGAACTTAAAAATCTTTACAAAAAACTTGTAGAAATAGATTGCCAGTTGAAGACTCAAAGCCAAAACCATTCTTCAGTAATAATGGAGATATTTATTGTTGACTTATGCCAGAATTGATAAAATTAATCTTTGTAGCTAAGCGAGATTTTTTGTGGTTAGCAGTATTTTTATGAATGATGCCTTTTTGGGCCGCTTTATCTATAGCTTTAGTAAATAGTCTATAGGTTTCTTGGCTTTTGTCAGCATCTTTTTCTTCTAGGCTCTTGATTACATTTTTAGCCAGTGTTTTAACCTTAGATTTAGTGGAAACATTTCGTAGTCTTCTTTTTTTATCTTGTCCAACTCTTTTTAATACCGAGCTACGTTTCTTTTTTACTTCACTTTTTTCTACCATATTATAAACTCCAGGATGAATAATAAACTTTTTATTAAACTAACATTTTGCTTTCCAGTTGTCAATAGATATTTTTCAAATTGTTAGCTACAAATAGAAATGTTCTGTTGTTCATGTTGGTAGTTCTTTCTATTGATCTATCCAGGTGAATATCCGTTAAAAGGTACTAGTTCCTGTCTTCTCTTGGAGATAGTAGATAAAGGTCTTCCACCACAAATTCCATCCTTTTTCTGCAACGGTGTTGTAATCTACAGTATAATTAAGTCCATCCTTGTTATTCCAAGCTCGATCAAAATATTCTATAAACCTTTTACTCACTTCAGGAGCACCTTCTACCAGTAAATTAGCTTCTAAGTTTAAATCAGCAATATTACGGCGGGTCCAGTTTGCTGATCCACACATAAATTGGTATTTTTGGGTAATAAGATTTACAATACAAATAGCTTTGTGATGAAACTGCTCCCCACGAGTATCTGCCCATCGGATACTTATATTAGTCTTACCTATCTTCTTTAATCTAATTAATTCGGCAGCGACAGGACGATTAGGAATACCATTTTTAGTATGACCAAAGGCATCACGATTAGCATCTAATATTATCCGGACATTTGCTCCCCTGAGAACAGCTTTTTTAATTCCTTGAATTACTCTTCGATCAGAAAGATAAAACATGGCTATTCTTACTTCATCTTTCTTTTTGGTCTTGTCAAGCATTTCAAGAAGACGATCTTTAATGGCCCCTTCCGTGAGCCACGTTACGGTAGTTTTTCTTTTTTGCTGGAAAGTTTTTTGTTTAAATGACTCTCTCTCTATGTAATTTCGAAGATAAAAAAGTAGCTTATTTACTTCTCCTTGTTTGTTATTTAAGATATTTTTTGGGTTTTTTGCTGACCATTCAATACCAGCAAGTTCTGCTGACAAAGCAATCTTGACTATTTTCCCGCTAACAAGTAATCCACAATTGGAATGAGCAGAACTACTATCAGATGGATTAAAACTAGTGACTATCATTTTCCATTGGTTATCTAAGGTATTAGCGATAATAAGCTTACGGTGATTTGCTTTAAAGAAGAGAATCTGACTAAGTTGCTTTAAGCTGATCTTTGAACTATCTTGATTGATGAGATTTGGAAAAATTGGCTTTTCTAATAATCTCTTCAATAAAGGTACCTTACTTAAATATTCGTTTATTATTTGGCCAGGAATACTATAAATAAGATGACTATCTACTAAGTAAGATAAATCGGTAAAGACTACTACAATTCCAGCATCTACCAGATGGTGAAAGAATTGAGGTTCCATCTTTCCGTAAATGCGATTAATAGGATCTGTTAATACCAAGATCTTTATCTTGGGGTGGGTTTTTTTCTTATTAATAAGGGCGGTAGCTAATTTCAAAGAGACTTTCCGATAATCTTCAGAGGTGCTTCCTTGGAAATTATTCCACAAAAAGAAATCAAGGTAGATAAAGTCTTTAGCCCTTTTAATAAGGAATAGTATTTCCTTAAAGTTTTCTTGATGAATGACACGTTTATTAGTCTTGGGATTAAATGCAGTTGTATCAAGGAGTAGTCTTATTTCATTTTCAGAGATAGGAGAAGTTTTGCAAATATGTACTCCAGAAGGCAAGCTAAGTATTTGAGTAAAATGAAAGACGGCTGTTAAAAT encodes:
- a CDS encoding ribose-phosphate pyrophosphokinase, which encodes MPKELSLKILSGNSNHKLAEEICEYLFVPLCKAEVSSFSDGETFVQINENIRGADTFIIQSTCPPANQNLMELLIMIDAVRRSSARRITAVIPYYGYGRQDRKVQPRVPITSKLVANLITTAGARRILSMDFHAGQIQGFFDIPVDHLYAAPAIADYFKKREIKDLVIVSPDAGGVERARDFAKRLKASIAIIDKRRPEINKSEVMNVIGDIKNKNLIILDDIIDTGGTIAKSVIALRDKGAKDIYVACTHPVFSGKAMETLSKVGINEVVITNTIFFEKEAPEGLKIVELSVAKLLGEAINRIHIDASVSSLFT
- a CDS encoding NTP transferase domain-containing protein, encoding MERDTIAVILAAGEGTRMKSEVPKILHKLCGLPIINYSLDNTAKLSWIKETLVILGYKAEEIKSVLPSSLKVIIQREQLGTGHALMQIKKDLEGFKGNILVLCADAPLLTLETLENLYQCHKRNNAAVTILTAILDNPKGYGRMVRDKEGYLKKIIEELDATSLEREITEVNTSIYCFNWPELLPVLDSLELNQKKGEYYLTDCVEKLIEKGLMVTSFQTKDPYEALGINNRLHLSEAESKLRRKILENLMLQGITILDLNSTFIDQEVKIEQDTIIYPYTIILGNTFIKNRCLIGPSSCVINSQVETDSNIFASFIVNSHIERETTIGPYNYFKDNQQLK
- the pth gene encoding aminoacyl-tRNA hydrolase, translated to MFLIIGLGNHGFLYQKNRHNIGFKVIKILSQVTEIKVNQRKCKAKIGKGVYRYKEIILAKPQTYMNNSGEVVINLVQTYNIDPSKIIVVYDDLDLTLGKIKIRAKGSCGGHKGLRSILECLNTQEIKRVRVGINPGFKVSNSSGFVLSNFTPEEDLVINEVILRTVQAILSIIEEGLDIAMNIYN
- the rpsT gene encoding 30S ribosomal protein S20; this encodes MVEKSEVKKKRSSVLKRVGQDKKRRLRNVSTKSKVKTLAKNVIKSLEEKDADKSQETYRLFTKAIDKAAQKGIIHKNTANHKKSRLATKINFINSGISQQ
- a CDS encoding 50S ribosomal protein L25, whose amino-acid sequence is MKTVSLGATIRKGTKKGYSRRLRQRGFIPAVLYGHKEEPLLLELDNKSLKKALFTEAGDNIIINLEIKEGEKFFSRTTILKEKQTHFITRDITHIDFQHISLDEKVEFSIPIHIVGEPKGVKEGGILEQNLWEIEVESLPSQVLESINVDISNLGINESIYVKDIKLTEEVKILSDLELLIATVRPMVEIKEEVTTTEKTKAPEVIKEKREKESESEEK
- the holA gene encoding DNA polymerase III subunit delta, yielding MSTSTYQEFLKQLEKNKLSSFYLLLGSDKSLISEGINKLKEYLFLNLNLTSFNINYFGEESKSLSEIINVCETFPFASSKRLVIIEDILIFSQKEQEELSKYLEKIPVYLHLVLSAHNLKSSHFIYKLAQKNNSLFCFYPLSFFQMADYIKKFSFKNGLIFTPQATTYLIETLGQDLVFLKKELEKYLLYFDKNKEVDKDDLALIISRPSYQEEIFNFLAALGVRNLKDSIYFFKRLMNKGEPVVKIFFMITKHLRLLYQLKSLDLENSAPFDILKRLNLRSVKQASSLLSQSKNYSQLELKNLYKKLVEIDCQLKTQSQNHSSVIMEIFIVDLCQN